In a genomic window of Roseiflexus castenholzii DSM 13941:
- a CDS encoding TlyA family RNA methyltransferase has product MAKKVRLDQLLVQRGLAETRARAQALILAGEVRVNGVTRHKGGELVPDDAEIEVIGALPYVSRGGYKLAHALDTFALSPANLVALDIGASTGGFTDVLLQRGAARVYAVDVGYGLIDWRLRQDPRVVVLERTNIRYLEVLPSPEEEALAAPVLADCAVIDVSFISLKLVLPAVQRLLQPNAWMIALIKPQFEAGPAQVGKGGVVRDPAVHAAVVRDVLTFAATIGLSPHGLTRSPITGPAGNVEFLAWLGGPGPVLNVGWAIEEAVRKTSAN; this is encoded by the coding sequence GTGGCAAAGAAAGTACGGCTCGATCAGTTGCTGGTGCAACGTGGTCTGGCGGAGACGCGCGCCCGCGCACAGGCGCTGATCCTGGCCGGCGAGGTGCGGGTCAACGGCGTCACCCGACACAAAGGAGGCGAACTCGTCCCCGATGATGCCGAGATTGAGGTAATCGGCGCACTGCCGTATGTCAGTCGCGGCGGCTATAAACTGGCGCACGCGCTCGACACCTTTGCGCTTTCCCCCGCAAATCTGGTAGCGCTCGACATTGGCGCATCGACCGGCGGCTTCACCGATGTGCTGCTGCAACGCGGCGCTGCCCGCGTCTATGCCGTCGATGTCGGGTATGGACTGATCGACTGGCGATTGCGCCAGGACCCGCGGGTCGTTGTTCTCGAGCGCACCAATATTCGCTACCTGGAAGTGTTGCCTTCGCCGGAAGAGGAGGCGTTGGCTGCTCCGGTTCTCGCCGATTGCGCCGTGATCGATGTGTCGTTCATCTCGCTCAAGCTGGTTCTTCCCGCAGTTCAGCGCCTGCTGCAACCGAATGCATGGATGATTGCGCTGATCAAACCGCAGTTCGAGGCGGGACCGGCGCAGGTCGGGAAAGGCGGCGTGGTGCGCGATCCGGCGGTTCACGCGGCAGTAGTGCGCGACGTGCTGACCTTCGCTGCCACTATCGGGCTGTCGCCCCACGGTCTCACCCGCTCGCCGATCACTGGACCAGCCGGAAATGTCGAGTTTCTGGCGTGGCTCGGCGGTCCTGGACCGGTGCTCAATGTGGGGTGGGCAATTGAAGAGGCGGTGAGGAAGACGTCTGCCAATTGA
- a CDS encoding CaiB/BaiF CoA transferase family protein, translating into MTLPLEGLRVLDLSRALAGPFCSMMLGDLGADIIKVEQPGIGDHTRAWGPPFEGGESTYFLSVNRNKRSLALDFRNERGAAVLRRLIASSDVLLENFVPGTLDRRGFGYEACRAIRPDLVYCSISGFGQTGPDRERAAYDQIAQGLGGLMSLIGEPGGPPMRVGIAITDIMAGMFAAYAILAALYHRARTGEGQWVDTSLLEGQLAMLTYQAGNYFATGRAPDRPGNQHPSIVPYGVYRAADGYFTLGVGTDDLWERFCDALELTALRNDPRFRTNVSRLAHRAELNALLEPVFASLRVADVERHLNAAGVPCGAVRDLAQVFTDPQVQALGSVVTIDHPTAGSIRVVAPPYHFSATPPAIRRSPPLLGQHTDEILAEIGYEPHEIATLRSAGVVA; encoded by the coding sequence ATGACCCTGCCGCTCGAAGGATTGCGCGTCCTCGATCTGAGCCGCGCGCTTGCCGGACCCTTCTGCTCGATGATGCTCGGCGATCTCGGCGCCGACATCATCAAGGTCGAACAGCCGGGCATTGGCGACCACACCCGCGCATGGGGACCACCGTTCGAAGGCGGTGAAAGTACGTATTTTCTCAGCGTCAATCGCAACAAGCGCAGCCTGGCGCTCGATTTCCGCAACGAACGCGGCGCTGCCGTGCTGCGCCGACTGATCGCCAGCAGTGATGTGCTGCTGGAAAACTTCGTTCCCGGTACGCTGGATCGGCGCGGATTCGGGTATGAAGCGTGCCGCGCCATCCGTCCTGATCTGGTGTATTGCTCCATCTCCGGGTTTGGTCAGACGGGACCGGATCGTGAGCGTGCTGCCTATGATCAGATTGCTCAGGGGTTGGGCGGGTTGATGAGCCTGATCGGCGAACCCGGTGGACCGCCAATGCGCGTCGGCATTGCGATTACCGACATCATGGCGGGCATGTTCGCGGCATATGCAATCCTGGCGGCGCTCTACCATCGCGCCCGCACGGGCGAAGGGCAGTGGGTCGATACCTCTCTGCTGGAAGGGCAACTGGCGATGCTGACCTATCAGGCGGGCAACTATTTCGCCACCGGTCGCGCGCCGGACCGACCGGGCAACCAGCATCCTTCGATTGTGCCGTATGGAGTCTATCGCGCTGCCGATGGCTACTTTACGCTCGGCGTCGGCACCGATGATCTGTGGGAGCGTTTCTGCGATGCGCTCGAGTTGACGGCACTTCGCAACGATCCACGCTTCCGCACGAATGTGTCGCGCCTGGCGCATCGCGCCGAACTGAACGCGCTCCTCGAGCCGGTGTTTGCATCGCTGCGCGTTGCCGACGTCGAACGACACCTAAATGCGGCTGGTGTGCCCTGCGGCGCTGTGCGCGATCTGGCGCAGGTTTTCACCGATCCGCAGGTGCAGGCGCTAGGAAGCGTCGTGACCATCGATCATCCGACTGCGGGCAGCATCCGGGTCGTTGCGCCGCCGTACCATTTCTCTGCCACGCCACCCGCCATCCGCCGCTCACCACCGCTTCTAGGGCAGCATACTGATGAGATTCTGGCTGAAATCGGTTATGAACCGCACGAGATTGCGACGCTCCGGTCTGCTGGCGTTGTCGCATAG